From the genome of Pseudocalidococcus azoricus BACA0444:
TGGCTAAATGTACGCTGGGGCAGATGATTAGCCGCTACATGGTACTGGTGGCCAGTTAACAAAAGCTGATGATGATGCGGCCCTACCAAATCTATTGTGGTGGATATGTTGCTAACGGGGTTTGATTCGCCCTTTTTGAATACGCTCTATGTGGATAAAAACCTGAAGTATGACGGACTGATCCAGGCCTTCTCCCGCACCAATCGCATCCTCAATGACACGAAGCCCTACGGTAATATCCTCGATTTTCGGCAGCAGCAGGAAGCGGTGAACCAGGCCATTGAGCTATTTTCGGGCAACTTC
Proteins encoded in this window:
- a CDS encoding type I restriction enzyme subunit R domain-containing protein encodes the protein MLLTGFDSPFLNTLYVDKNLKYDGLIQAFSRTNRILNDTKPYGNILDFRQQQEAVNQAIELFSGNFKEKAREIWLVYPAPVVISKLATSMKKLDIAIRFQI